The Candidatus Deferrimicrobiaceae bacterium genomic sequence TCGGATGGATTTCCGGGGGCCCTTTCCTAAACAATGCCGTGGAGTTACTGGTCCGTGTCGATCTGCGCCTTCTGTAGCTTCCCCGAATAATCGACGAAGACGGTCTTCCACTCGCTGAAGATGTCGAGCGCCGCCGAACCGCCCTCACGGTGGCCGTTCCCGGTCTGCTTGATGCCGCCGAACGGCAGGTGCGCCTCGGCGCCGATCGTCGCCCCGTTGATGTAGGTGATCCCCGCCTCGAGATCGCGAATGGCGCGGAAGGCGACGTTGACGTCCTGCGTGAAGATCGAAGAGGAGAGCCCGTATCGCGTGGCGTTGTGCACCTCGACCGCCTGCGCGTAATCGTCCACCGGAAGGATCAGCGTGACCGGCCCGAAGATCTCTTCGCGGGCGATCCGCATCTTCGGGTCGCCGTCGGTGAAGACCGTCGGCTTGTAGAAGAACCCGCGGGCGCAGGCGCCCTCCTCGTAGATCGCGCCGCCCGTCAGGAGCTTCGCTCCCTCCCCGATGCCGATCTCGACGTACCGCGCCACCTTTTCCCGGGCCACTGCGTTGATGAGCGGCCCGACGTCGGTCTGCGGTTCGAGGCCGTTCCCGAGCCGAAGCCCCTTGACCCGGGCCAGCAGCAGGTCGGTGAACGGCTTCAGGACGGGTTTGTGGACTATGAGCCGGCTTGTGGCCGTGCACCGCTGCCCGGTCGTGCCGAAGGCGCCCCAGAGCGCCCCCTCGACCGCGAGCGGAATGTCCGCGTCCTCCATCACGATCTGGGCATTCTTGCCGCCCATCTCGAGCGACACCTTCTTCCCGAACCGCGCGCCCGTCTCAGCCAGCAGAGCGCCGACCGCGCTCGACCCGGTAAACGAGACCAGGTCCACCTCCGGGTGCGCCGCCAGCGCCGTACCGGCTTCCCCGCCGGTGCCGAAGACGAGGTTGACCACGCCCGGCGGCACGCCGGCCTTCGCAAGGATCGCGACCAGACGGGCGGCGCATGCGGGGGCGTCCGACGCAGGTTTCAGGACGACGGTATTGCCGCAAAGGAGCGCCGGGAACAACTTCCAGGAGGGGATCGCGACGGGGAAATTCCATGGGGTGATCAGGGCGGCCACGCCGACCGGCATCCGGACGGTCATCGCGAATTTGTCCCGAAGCTCGGAAGGCGTCGTGATGCCGAAGAGTCGACGCCCCTCGGAGGCCTGGTAGAGCGCCGTGTCGATCCCTTCCTGGACATCGCCCCGTGCTTCCTTGAGCACCTTTCCCATCTCGCGCGTCATGAGGCGCGACAGCGCCTCCTTCTCCGCCCGGAGCATCGCCTCGGCGCGCAGGAGGATTTCGCCGCGCGCCGGGGCCGGCGTCCGCTTCCACGCCGGGAAAGCCGCCCGGGCCGCGGCTACGGCCTTCTGGACATCCGCCGGACCGGACCGCGGAAAGGTCCCGACGACCTCCCCCGTGGCCGGGTCGATGTCCTCGAACGTGGCGCCGGACTCCGCATCGACCCACACCCCGTCGATGAAGTTGCGAAATGCTTCAGGAACGATCCCAGCCTTCATCGCGCACCTCCCGCAATGCCGTCTCGAAGATCGACAGCGCCGCATCGACCTGCGGCCTCCGGAGCACGAGGGGCGGGGAGAAGCGGATCGTGTTCTCGCCGGCAGGCAGGACGAGCAACCCCTTTTCGAAGCAGCGCCGAACCACCCGGTTGCGTCCGGAGACCGCCCTCACCTTCGTTTTTCGATCCAGCACCAACTCGACCCCGATCATCAGGCCGCGGCCGCGAACATCCCCGATCGCCTCATGCTCGCTTTTTAAGATGCACAATCCGTCGATCAGGCATCGTCCCATCGCGGCCGCGTTTTCGATCAGCCCGCCTTCCAACAGGTCGAGCGTCGCCAGTGCGGCGGCGCAAGCGACGGGATTGCCGCCGAACGTGGAGGCATGGGCGCCCGGAGGCCAGTCCATGATCGATGCCGGCGCAATCGTCGCGGAGAGCGGCAGCCCCGATGCGATCCCCTTGGCCAGGACGACGATGTCGGGCCTGATTCCGGCGTGCGATGCGGCCAGCATCTTCCCGGTGCGACCCATTCCCGACTGCACCTCGTCGGCCACGAGCAGGATGCCGTGCTTCCGGCAAATCTGCTCGACCCGCCGCAGGAAGCGGTCCGGGGGCACGATGTATCCCCCTTCGCCCTGGATCGGCTCGAGGACGATGGCCGCCGTCTCCTCGGGCGACACCTCGTGGCGGAAGATCTTCTCCTCGATCCAGCCGGCGCACTCGGCATCGCAAGACTCCGGCAACCTGCCGAACGGGCATCGGTAACAGTCTGCATAGGGGGCATGGACGACGCCGGGAACCAGCGGGGCGAAGCCGCGGCGGTGGATCGTCTTCGATGCCGTCAGGGAGAGCGCGCCCAGGGTTCGTCCGTGGAAGCCGCCGTAGAAGGCGACGATGTGCTGGCGCCCGGTGTGGTGCCGCGCAAGCTTGATCGCCGCCTCGATGCCTTCCGCGCCCGAGTTGCCGAAATAGACCTTTTTTTCGCCGTCGCCGGGGCAAAGCCCGGCGAGCCGCTCGGCGAGAAGCGGCGCCGGGGCGTTATGGAAATCGGTCCCCGACATGTGCAGCAGTTCCCGGGACTGTGCCGCGATCGCGTCGACGACCTTCGGGTGGCAATGGCCCGTTGCGCAGACCGCCAGTCCCGCGGTGAAATCGAGGAAGGCGTTCCCGTCGGGATCGAAGACGGCGACGCCGCGGCCGCGGACCGCGACCAGCGGGTAGGGACGCGTGTACGATGGAGAAAGGAAGCGGTCATCCCGGGCGATCAGCTCGGCGGCTTTCGGACCCGGCGGCGGGACTGAGATCTTCGGCGCATCGATCATCGGGCACGCTCCTCATTGCGACGTTCATGCGGAAGTCGGGTAAAGTATATCGTAGTCAACATTTTAAGGAGGCGTCATGTCCCCTTTCCAGGGCGTGGACTTTTACGAAATCGACCTCGACCTCACAGATGAGGAGCGGATGGCGCGAGACACGGTCCGCCGCTTCGTCGATCGGGAGTTCCTGCCGGTCATTCGGGAGCATTATCGCGCGGGCACTTTCCCCCTCGACCTCATCCCGAAGATGGGCGCTCTAGGGCTCTTCGGTACGAACCTTTCCGGATACGGCCTTCCCGCCGCAAGCAACGTCGCCTACGGGCTCATCATGCAGGAGCTCGAACGGGGCGACTCGGGGCTTCGCTCCTGCGCCTCCGTCCAGGGGGCGCTGGTGATGTACCCGATCCTGACCTTCGGAACCGAAGAACAGAAGACGCGCTGGCTGCGCGCGCTTGCGTCCGGGGATGCGATCGGCTGCTTCGGCCTGACCGAGGCGGACCACGGCTCCGACCCGTCCGGCATGGCCACTCGGGCGGAAAAAGTTCCCGGCGGCTACCGGCTTACGGGGTCGAAGATGTGGATCACGAACGGAACGATTGCCGATCTGGCGATCGTATGGGCCAAACTGGAAGGGACCGTTCGCGGCTTCCTCGTGGAAAAGGGTGTTCCGGGATTTACGGCGCGGGAGGTGACGACAAAGCTCTCGCTTCGCGCCTCGGTGACCGCCGAGCTGGTTTTCGACGACTGCCTGCTGCCGGAGACGAGTCTCTTGCCCGGCACGGAGGGACTGAAAAGCGCCCTGGCGTGCCTGAATCAGGCGCGGTACGGCATCGCCTGGGGGGCGGTCGGGGCGATGATGGCCTGCTTCGGGGAGGCGCGCGATTATGCGATGGGACGATCGCAGTTCGGCCGGCCGATCGCTGG encodes the following:
- a CDS encoding acetyl ornithine aminotransferase family protein encodes the protein MIDAPKISVPPPGPKAAELIARDDRFLSPSYTRPYPLVAVRGRGVAVFDPDGNAFLDFTAGLAVCATGHCHPKVVDAIAAQSRELLHMSGTDFHNAPAPLLAERLAGLCPGDGEKKVYFGNSGAEGIEAAIKLARHHTGRQHIVAFYGGFHGRTLGALSLTASKTIHRRGFAPLVPGVVHAPYADCYRCPFGRLPESCDAECAGWIEEKIFRHEVSPEETAAIVLEPIQGEGGYIVPPDRFLRRVEQICRKHGILLVADEVQSGMGRTGKMLAASHAGIRPDIVVLAKGIASGLPLSATIAPASIMDWPPGAHASTFGGNPVACAAALATLDLLEGGLIENAAAMGRCLIDGLCILKSEHEAIGDVRGRGLMIGVELVLDRKTKVRAVSGRNRVVRRCFEKGLLVLPAGENTIRFSPPLVLRRPQVDAALSIFETALREVRDEGWDRS
- a CDS encoding aldehyde dehydrogenase family protein gives rise to the protein MKAGIVPEAFRNFIDGVWVDAESGATFEDIDPATGEVVGTFPRSGPADVQKAVAAARAAFPAWKRTPAPARGEILLRAEAMLRAEKEALSRLMTREMGKVLKEARGDVQEGIDTALYQASEGRRLFGITTPSELRDKFAMTVRMPVGVAALITPWNFPVAIPSWKLFPALLCGNTVVLKPASDAPACAARLVAILAKAGVPPGVVNLVFGTGGEAGTALAAHPEVDLVSFTGSSAVGALLAETGARFGKKVSLEMGGKNAQIVMEDADIPLAVEGALWGAFGTTGQRCTATSRLIVHKPVLKPFTDLLLARVKGLRLGNGLEPQTDVGPLINAVAREKVARYVEIGIGEGAKLLTGGAIYEEGACARGFFYKPTVFTDGDPKMRIAREEIFGPVTLILPVDDYAQAVEVHNATRYGLSSSIFTQDVNVAFRAIRDLEAGITYINGATIGAEAHLPFGGIKQTGNGHREGGSAALDIFSEWKTVFVDYSGKLQKAQIDTDQ
- a CDS encoding acyl-CoA dehydrogenase family protein gives rise to the protein MSPFQGVDFYEIDLDLTDEERMARDTVRRFVDREFLPVIREHYRAGTFPLDLIPKMGALGLFGTNLSGYGLPAASNVAYGLIMQELERGDSGLRSCASVQGALVMYPILTFGTEEQKTRWLRALASGDAIGCFGLTEADHGSDPSGMATRAEKVPGGYRLTGSKMWITNGTIADLAIVWAKLEGTVRGFLVEKGVPGFTAREVTTKLSLRASVTAELVFDDCLLPETSLLPGTEGLKSALACLNQARYGIAWGAVGAMMACFGEARDYAMGRSQFGRPIAGFQLTQEKLADMVTAITAAQLLCLKLGRLKDSGRMHHTQVSLAKRNNVRRALEVARCCRGILGANGITDEYQAMRHACNLESVETYEGTYEIHTLLIGKSLTGIDATK